From the genome of Pseudomonas sp. AB6, one region includes:
- a CDS encoding NAD-dependent epimerase/dehydratase family protein, with the protein MLDAPVLITGGAGFIGSHLVDALLAKGYAVRVLDDLSTGKRSNLPMDNPRLELIEGDVADAMLVARSALGCSAVAHLAAVASVQASVDDPVRTHQSNFIGTLNVCEAMRQAGIKRVLFASSAAVYGNNGEGESIDEDTPKSPLTPYASDKLSSEYYLDFYRRQHGLEPVIFRFFNIFGPRQDPSSPYSGVISIFCKRAESGLPIAIFGDGEQTRDFVYVGDLAGVLVQALELPEVAAGAINVGLNQATTLNQLLAALSQVVGALPEVTYLPARSGDIRHSRANNGRLLERFKFPEPTPLSVGLARLLGR; encoded by the coding sequence ATGCTTGATGCACCTGTTTTAATTACCGGCGGCGCCGGCTTTATTGGTTCGCACTTGGTCGATGCATTGCTCGCCAAAGGCTACGCTGTGCGCGTACTGGACGACCTTTCTACCGGTAAACGCAGTAATTTACCGATGGACAACCCGCGTCTCGAATTGATTGAAGGCGATGTCGCCGATGCAATGTTAGTTGCTCGTTCTGCGTTGGGCTGTAGTGCGGTGGCGCACCTTGCGGCGGTGGCTTCGGTTCAAGCGTCCGTGGACGATCCGGTGCGCACTCATCAAAGCAATTTCATCGGCACCCTGAACGTCTGCGAAGCCATGCGCCAAGCCGGGATCAAAAGGGTATTGTTTGCGTCGAGCGCGGCGGTTTATGGCAACAACGGTGAAGGGGAGTCCATCGACGAAGATACGCCCAAGTCACCACTAACCCCTTATGCCTCAGACAAACTGTCGAGCGAGTATTATTTGGATTTCTACCGCCGCCAACATGGGCTGGAACCGGTAATTTTTCGCTTCTTTAATATCTTCGGTCCACGCCAAGACCCATCGTCGCCCTATTCGGGTGTGATCAGCATTTTCTGCAAGCGCGCCGAAAGCGGCCTGCCTATCGCTATCTTTGGCGATGGCGAGCAAACCCGTGATTTCGTTTACGTGGGCGATCTGGCTGGGGTGTTGGTGCAAGCATTGGAGTTACCGGAAGTCGCGGCGGGCGCGATCAACGTCGGGCTTAATCAGGCCACCACGTTGAACCAGTTGCTGGCAGCGTTATCGCAAGTGGTTGGGGCATTGCCCGAGGTTACTTACCTGCCGGCGCGCTCTGGGGATATTCGCCACTCGCGTGCCAATAACGGGCGCTTGCTGGAGCGATTTAAGTTCCCTGAACCGACGCCCTTGAGTGTGGGGTTGGCACGGTTGCTGGGACGCTAG
- a CDS encoding OmpW/AlkL family protein — MHKSLLGASLFALALSASLVAQAHEAGDIIVRAGAAVVAPNEDSGNLKFDGVKAAGTKATLDSDTQLGLAVAYMLTNHVGIELLAATPFNHTVGVKGLSPALDGKLGTIKQLPPTLSLQYYPLDTASKFQPYVGVGLNYTAFFSGDLTGERKNEGFSNLKVKDSVGIAGQLGADYMLTDRVMLNASVWYIDMSTKATVNGPSALGIGQTKVSLEVDPWVYMVGLGYKF, encoded by the coding sequence ATGCACAAATCACTGCTCGGCGCGTCTCTTTTTGCGCTGGCGCTCAGCGCCTCCCTCGTTGCCCAAGCCCACGAAGCTGGCGACATCATCGTTCGTGCGGGTGCGGCGGTCGTAGCCCCCAATGAAGATAGCGGTAACCTGAAGTTTGACGGGGTGAAAGCCGCCGGCACGAAAGCGACGCTGGACAGCGACACACAGCTCGGCCTAGCGGTAGCTTACATGCTGACCAACCACGTCGGCATTGAACTGCTAGCGGCAACCCCGTTCAATCACACTGTTGGTGTCAAAGGCCTTAGCCCGGCACTGGATGGCAAGCTGGGTACCATCAAACAGCTGCCACCTACCTTGTCGTTGCAGTACTACCCGCTGGACACTGCGTCGAAGTTTCAACCCTATGTCGGTGTTGGCTTGAACTACACCGCATTTTTCAGCGGCGACTTGACCGGCGAGCGCAAAAACGAAGGCTTCAGCAACCTTAAGGTCAAGGACTCAGTAGGGATAGCCGGGCAACTGGGTGCCGACTACATGTTGACTGACCGAGTGATGCTTAACGCCTCTGTCTGGTACATCGACATGAGCACCAAAGCGACAGTGAACGGCCCATCCGCACTGGGCATCGGCCAGACCAAAGTTAGCCTTGAAGTTGATCCTTGGGTCTACATGGTTGGCCTGGGCTACAAGTTCTAA
- a CDS encoding ABC transporter ATP-binding protein has protein sequence MTQALIELSDLGFSWPGHAPLLDIPVFRLEPGETLFLKGPSGSGKTTLLGLLGGVQTPDRGSIRLLGQELTQMSAGARDHFRVDHTGYIFQQFNLLPFLSVRENVELPCHFSKLRAARAAQRHGSVDQAAATLLAHLGLKDPALLSRRADSLSIGQQQRVAAARALIGQPELVIADEPTSALDADAREAFIRLLFAECQEAGASLLFVSHDQSLAPLFDRNLSLSELNRAAVAAEV, from the coding sequence ATGACCCAAGCACTTATCGAGCTATCCGATCTTGGCTTTAGCTGGCCGGGCCATGCGCCGCTGCTGGATATTCCGGTGTTTCGCCTGGAGCCAGGTGAAACCCTTTTCCTGAAAGGCCCTAGTGGCAGCGGAAAAACCACGCTGCTCGGGCTGCTGGGCGGCGTGCAGACTCCAGACCGAGGAAGTATCCGCCTGCTGGGCCAAGAGCTGACGCAAATGTCGGCCGGCGCCAGGGACCATTTCCGAGTGGACCATACCGGTTATATCTTTCAGCAGTTCAACTTGCTGCCGTTTTTGTCAGTGCGGGAAAACGTAGAGCTGCCTTGTCATTTTTCCAAACTCCGCGCCGCTCGGGCGGCCCAACGCCATGGCAGTGTCGATCAGGCTGCCGCAACGTTGCTCGCGCACTTGGGGTTGAAGGACCCGGCGTTGTTGAGCCGGCGCGCGGATTCATTGTCCATAGGCCAGCAACAACGAGTTGCCGCCGCCCGCGCACTGATCGGCCAACCCGAGCTGGTAATCGCTGACGAACCTACGTCTGCGTTGGATGCCGATGCCCGTGAAGCATTTATCCGCCTGCTGTTTGCGGAATGTCAGGAAGCCGGGGCCAGCCTGCTGTTTGTCAGCCACGACCAAAGCCTTGCGCCACTGTTCGACCGTAACCTGTCGTTGTCCGAACTCAATCGCGCCGCCGTCGCCGCAGAGGTCTGA
- a CDS encoding ABC transporter permease, protein MYLFRLAMASLANRRFTAFLTAFAIALSVCLLLAVERVRTEARASFASTISGTDLIVGARSGSINLLLYSVFRIGNATNNIRWDSFEHFANDPHVKWAIPISLGDSHRGYRVMGTNEAYFEHYQYGRQQHLELASGRAFATDPFEVVLGAEVADALKYKLGDKLVLAHGVAVVSLVKHDDKPFTVVGILKRTGTPVDRTLHISLGGMEAIHIDWHNGVPARGAGRISADQARNMDLTPTAITAFMLGLNNKIATFAVQRDINEFRGEPMLAILPGVALQELWSLMSTAEQALFIISLFVVVTGLIGMLTAILTSLNERRREMAILRSVGARPWHIASLLILEAFALALGGVVSGVVLLYVGIASAQGYVQSSYGLFLPLSLPSTYEWTLLGGILAAALLIGTVPAWRAYRQSLADGLSIRL, encoded by the coding sequence ATGTATTTGTTTCGTCTAGCCATGGCTAGTCTGGCTAATCGCCGCTTCACCGCGTTTCTGACCGCATTCGCTATCGCTTTGTCGGTCTGCTTGCTATTGGCCGTCGAGCGCGTTCGCACCGAGGCGCGAGCCAGCTTCGCCAGCACTATTAGCGGCACCGACTTGATCGTCGGCGCGCGGTCCGGCTCGATTAACTTGCTGCTGTATTCGGTATTCCGCATCGGCAACGCCACCAACAATATTCGTTGGGACAGCTTTGAGCATTTCGCCAACGATCCTCACGTGAAATGGGCCATCCCGATTTCCTTGGGTGACTCACACCGTGGCTATCGGGTCATGGGCACCAACGAAGCCTACTTCGAGCACTATCAGTACGGCCGTCAACAGCACCTGGAATTAGCCAGCGGTCGAGCATTTGCCACCGACCCGTTTGAAGTGGTGTTGGGAGCGGAAGTAGCCGATGCGTTGAAGTATAAGTTGGGCGACAAACTGGTACTGGCTCACGGCGTGGCGGTGGTCAGCCTGGTCAAGCACGACGACAAGCCGTTCACCGTGGTCGGGATTTTGAAACGCACCGGCACCCCTGTGGACCGCACGCTGCATATCAGCCTCGGCGGCATGGAAGCGATCCATATCGATTGGCATAACGGCGTTCCCGCCCGAGGCGCCGGCAGAATCAGCGCTGATCAAGCACGCAACATGGACCTGACACCCACCGCAATCACAGCCTTCATGCTCGGCCTGAATAACAAGATTGCAACATTCGCCGTGCAGCGCGACATCAATGAGTTCCGGGGCGAGCCGATGCTGGCGATTCTGCCCGGTGTCGCGTTACAAGAGCTCTGGAGCCTAATGAGCACCGCAGAACAAGCGCTGTTTATTATTTCGTTGTTCGTGGTGGTGACCGGCTTAATAGGAATGCTCACCGCAATTTTGACCAGTCTCAACGAGCGACGTCGCGAAATGGCGATCCTGCGTTCGGTGGGCGCGCGACCTTGGCACATTGCCAGCCTGTTAATTCTCGAAGCCTTCGCGTTGGCTTTGGGGGGCGTGGTCAGTGGCGTGGTTTTACTGTACGTCGGCATCGCATCGGCGCAGGGCTATGTGCAATCGAGTTACGGATTGTTCTTGCCACTGTCACTGCCCAGCACATATGAATGGACCCTGCTCGGCGGTATTCTGGCCGCTGCTCTGCTGATTGGCACCGTGCCCGCCTGGCGCGCCTACCGCCAATCTTTGGCTGACGGTCTGTCGATTCGCTTATGA
- a CDS encoding DUF3299 domain-containing protein: MLRTLFALLLLMAPLLAATAADAADAQPRDLAWEQMIPPDAPKLKPQPAPIHNLSGMSDALSAESAPAAKQQSPSAPVVKSLNGQHIRLPGYIVPLEVTEEGRVTEFLLVPYFGACIHVPPPPSNQIVYVTSKVGVKLDELYQPYWIEGSMKVESSTSELADAGYKMAAEKIYAYELPDS; this comes from the coding sequence ATGTTGCGCACACTGTTCGCGCTGTTGCTGCTGATGGCGCCATTACTGGCCGCGACGGCCGCGGACGCGGCCGATGCCCAGCCGCGTGATTTGGCGTGGGAACAAATGATTCCCCCCGATGCGCCAAAACTCAAGCCACAACCCGCACCGATTCATAACCTGTCAGGTATGTCCGATGCGCTGTCAGCTGAGTCCGCTCCCGCAGCGAAACAGCAGTCGCCGTCTGCCCCTGTGGTCAAATCGCTCAACGGCCAACACATTCGTTTGCCAGGCTATATCGTGCCACTGGAAGTAACCGAAGAGGGCCGCGTGACCGAATTTCTGCTGGTGCCCTACTTCGGCGCCTGCATCCACGTGCCGCCTCCGCCTTCGAATCAAATTGTCTACGTCACCAGTAAAGTCGGGGTAAAACTCGATGAGCTGTATCAACCGTACTGGATCGAAGGCTCGATGAAAGTCGAATCATCCACCAGCGAATTGGCCGACGCAGGCTACAAAATGGCCGCGGAGAAAATCTACGCCTATGAACTACCCGATTCCTGA
- a CDS encoding sugar nucleotide-binding protein encodes MRMRLMLLGGGNALGQALIRLGAEENVGFLAPRPPQDGWDAASLTQLLDDTRPDALINLAYYFDWFQAETVSETRLAGQERSVERLAELCQHHNISLLQPSSYRVFDGSRATAYSEKDEPVPLGLRGQALWRIEQSVRAICPQHVLLRFGWLLDDSSDGVLGRLLKRAEQPEELLMADDRRGNPTPVDDAARVIISVLKQLDCAAPLWGTYHYAGHEATTPLALGQAILTEARLLHPLAIEAPTAQAHAARADAADEPQHGVLACKKILHTFGIKPRAWRAGLPSLLDRYYRHA; translated from the coding sequence ATGCGAATGCGCCTTATGCTGTTGGGCGGCGGGAATGCCCTTGGGCAGGCGCTGATTCGACTTGGTGCCGAGGAAAATGTTGGTTTCCTCGCACCGCGCCCACCGCAAGACGGTTGGGATGCCGCGAGCCTGACGCAACTGCTTGATGACACCCGTCCTGATGCCTTGATCAACCTCGCTTACTACTTCGACTGGTTTCAGGCGGAGACCGTGAGCGAAACCCGTCTGGCCGGACAGGAACGCTCCGTGGAGCGTCTTGCCGAACTGTGCCAGCACCACAATATCAGTTTGCTGCAACCGTCCAGCTACCGGGTATTCGATGGTTCGCGGGCAACGGCGTACAGTGAAAAAGACGAGCCGGTGCCGCTGGGCCTGCGTGGCCAGGCGCTATGGCGAATTGAGCAAAGCGTGCGAGCAATCTGTCCGCAGCATGTGCTGTTACGCTTTGGCTGGCTGCTTGATGACAGCAGCGATGGTGTGCTTGGCCGTTTGCTCAAACGCGCTGAGCAACCTGAAGAATTGTTGATGGCCGATGACCGTCGCGGCAACCCGACGCCTGTGGACGATGCGGCACGGGTGATCATTTCCGTACTCAAGCAACTCGATTGTGCAGCGCCGTTGTGGGGTACTTATCACTACGCGGGACACGAAGCGACTACGCCACTGGCGTTGGGTCAGGCAATTTTGACCGAAGCTCGTCTGTTGCATCCGCTGGCGATCGAAGCCCCTACCGCGCAGGCCCATGCCGCCCGCGCAGACGCTGCTGACGAGCCGCAACACGGTGTGCTTGCCTGCAAAAAAATCCTCCATACCTTTGGTATCAAGCCCCGCGCCTGGCGTGCCGGTTTGCCAAGCTTACTGGACCGTTATTATCGCCATGCTTGA